One window of Romeriopsis navalis LEGE 11480 genomic DNA carries:
- a CDS encoding ABC transporter permease gives MNIVALSGAIELGLLYGLVALGVYLSFRVLDFPDLTADGSFPLGGAVAATLIVKGVSPVLATMIAVCAGALSGICTASLNVKFKILNLLASILTMIALYSINLRIMGQPNVSLLGESTILTPLQGWLQALPSWLGTPLVMLVIVGLAKLLLDWFFKTEIGLAMRATGANPDMARAQGINTDRMILLGMGLSNGLIALAGALFAQVNGFADVTMGVGTIVFGLAAVIVGETILSKRGIFWATLAALLGSVLYRLVVAIALNTQVFGLQSQDLNLVTAVLVALALILPNYRKLRWRSSR, from the coding sequence ATGAATATTGTGGCCTTGTCGGGCGCGATCGAACTGGGTTTGCTTTATGGTTTGGTGGCGCTGGGCGTTTATTTGTCGTTTCGGGTGCTTGATTTTCCCGATTTGACGGCGGATGGCAGTTTTCCGTTGGGCGGGGCAGTGGCGGCGACGTTAATTGTGAAAGGCGTATCGCCTGTTTTGGCGACGATGATTGCGGTGTGTGCGGGGGCGTTGTCAGGAATCTGTACGGCGAGCTTGAACGTGAAGTTTAAGATCTTGAATTTGCTGGCCAGCATTTTGACCATGATTGCGCTGTATTCAATTAATCTGCGGATTATGGGCCAGCCGAATGTGTCGCTACTGGGTGAATCAACTATTCTGACGCCGCTGCAGGGTTGGCTACAAGCATTGCCGTCGTGGTTGGGGACACCGTTGGTGATGTTGGTGATTGTTGGGCTGGCGAAGCTGCTGCTGGATTGGTTTTTCAAGACGGAAATTGGACTGGCGATGCGGGCGACGGGGGCGAATCCCGATATGGCCCGGGCGCAGGGGATTAATACCGATCGGATGATTTTGCTCGGTATGGGATTGAGTAATGGTTTGATTGCGTTGGCGGGCGCGTTGTTTGCTCAGGTGAATGGGTTTGCCGATGTGACGATGGGGGTCGGGACGATCGTCTTTGGTTTGGCGGCGGTGATTGTGGGAGAAACGATTCTGTCCAAACGGGGAATTTTTTGGGCGACGTTGGCCGCGTTATTGGGTTCGGTGCTGTATCGGTTGGTGGTGGCGATCGCGCTGAATACACAGGTATTTGGGTTGCAGTCGCAGGATTTGAATTTGGTGACGGCGGTGTTGGTGGCGTTGGCGCTGATTTTGCCGAATTATCGCAAGTTGCGTTGGCGATCGAGCCGGTGA
- the petH gene encoding ferredoxin--NADP reductase, translating to MFNSSAGSTQSSANRMYRYEVIQYLGGRRSGSTFMTAPYSRMSDIMRQVARQGGKIVSITPLDSVPAVQTAGGATTNNAVKSAAKAKSVDTKKIPVNTYKPKNPLISKVISNDPLVGEGGIGIVQHIKFDLTGSDLKYVEGQSIGIIPPGVDKKGKPEKLRLYSIASTGHGDDVDDKTISLCVRQLVYQNDAGETIEGVCSTHLCFVKPGDEVKITGPVGKEMLLPPDEDANVIMFATGTGIAPMRAYLWRMFKDREREANPDYQFKGFAWLVFGVPKTPNILYKQELEEMQEKYPDNFRLTYAISREQQNSEGGRMYIQHRVGENAAELWSMMKNPKTHTYICGLRGMEPGIEEALGAESAKEGIEWKDYMRQMKKEHRWHVETY from the coding sequence ATGTTCAATTCCAGTGCAGGTAGCACCCAGTCCTCGGCCAACCGTATGTATCGGTATGAGGTAATTCAGTATTTGGGTGGCCGTCGAAGCGGCAGCACATTCATGACTGCCCCTTACAGCCGGATGAGCGACATCATGCGGCAAGTCGCTCGCCAAGGTGGCAAAATTGTCAGCATTACACCACTTGATTCTGTTCCTGCTGTACAGACGGCGGGTGGCGCAACTACTAATAATGCTGTTAAATCAGCAGCGAAGGCAAAATCTGTGGATACAAAGAAAATTCCGGTTAATACCTATAAGCCGAAAAACCCATTGATTAGTAAAGTGATCTCTAACGATCCTTTAGTGGGTGAAGGTGGCATCGGGATTGTGCAGCATATCAAGTTTGATTTGACTGGCAGTGACCTGAAGTACGTTGAAGGTCAGAGCATCGGGATTATTCCCCCAGGTGTTGATAAAAAGGGTAAGCCCGAGAAGTTGCGTCTTTACTCGATCGCATCCACGGGTCACGGTGATGATGTTGACGATAAGACAATTTCGCTATGTGTGCGTCAGCTGGTGTACCAGAACGACGCAGGCGAGACGATTGAAGGTGTTTGCTCGACCCACCTGTGCTTTGTGAAGCCGGGTGATGAAGTGAAGATTACCGGTCCTGTCGGTAAAGAGATGCTTTTGCCGCCGGATGAAGATGCAAATGTCATTATGTTTGCTACGGGGACAGGCATCGCACCGATGCGGGCTTATCTGTGGCGGATGTTTAAGGATAGAGAGCGCGAAGCAAATCCGGATTATCAGTTTAAGGGCTTTGCTTGGTTGGTGTTTGGTGTGCCGAAGACGCCGAATATTCTATACAAGCAAGAACTTGAAGAGATGCAGGAGAAGTATCCTGATAACTTCCGTCTGACTTATGCGATTAGCCGTGAGCAGCAAAACAGCGAAGGTGGCCGGATGTACATCCAGCACCGCGTGGGTGAGAATGCTGCCGAGCTATGGTCGATGATGAAGAATCCGAAGACCCACACCTATATTTGCGGGTTGCGCGGAATGGAGCCGGGGATTGAGGAAGCACTGGGTGCAGAATCAGCCAAGGAAGGCATTGAGTGGAAGGACTACATGCGCCAGATGAAGAAAGAGCATCGCTGGCATGTTGAGACTTACTAA
- a CDS encoding ABC transporter substrate-binding protein — translation MKSPTLFRYGAVALLVGTIAVGCNATDSSQPSNLKSVSVTQIVEHPSLNAVRDGLKEELVLAGFDPDKTLNWQWESAQGNPPTATQIAQKFVGESPNVIVAISTPSAQSAAQASKQTPVIFSAVTDPINAKLVTQLEKPGGLITGVRDFAPADKHLDLIAKLVPKAKRVGVIYNAGESNSVSIVNFVKQSAPARKMTVVEATVSNSAEVATAAKSLVGRADVIYVPTDNTIVSALNSVLQVGIKNKLPVFSGDNESVEKGAIASLGFNYKDIGKQTGKMVVRVLKGEKPGEISVESPSQVELVVNPKAAQQMGVKIPDAMLKEAVKVVK, via the coding sequence ATGAAATCTCCTACTTTGTTTCGCTATGGTGCGGTGGCCCTGCTCGTGGGCACGATCGCTGTTGGTTGTAACGCCACTGATTCTTCGCAGCCGTCGAATCTGAAATCAGTATCGGTGACCCAGATTGTGGAGCATCCATCGCTGAATGCGGTGCGGGATGGATTGAAGGAAGAATTGGTCTTGGCGGGGTTCGATCCTGACAAGACGCTGAATTGGCAATGGGAAAGTGCGCAGGGTAATCCGCCGACCGCCACACAAATCGCCCAAAAGTTTGTGGGCGAAAGTCCGAATGTAATTGTGGCGATTTCGACTCCATCGGCGCAGAGTGCGGCCCAGGCTTCGAAGCAAACGCCCGTGATATTCTCGGCGGTGACGGACCCGATTAATGCCAAGTTGGTGACGCAGTTGGAAAAGCCGGGTGGCTTAATTACGGGTGTGCGAGATTTTGCCCCAGCGGATAAGCATTTAGATCTGATTGCCAAATTGGTGCCGAAGGCGAAGCGGGTCGGCGTGATCTATAACGCTGGGGAAAGTAACTCGGTGAGTATTGTCAACTTTGTGAAGCAGTCGGCACCGGCGCGGAAGATGACGGTGGTAGAGGCGACGGTGAGCAATTCGGCGGAGGTGGCGACGGCGGCTAAGAGCCTTGTGGGCCGGGCGGATGTGATCTACGTGCCGACGGATAATACGATCGTCTCGGCGCTGAATTCGGTGTTGCAAGTGGGCATTAAAAACAAGCTGCCGGTATTCTCTGGGGATAACGAATCGGTGGAGAAAGGGGCGATCGCCAGTCTAGGATTTAACTACAAAGATATTGGGAAGCAGACAGGCAAGATGGTGGTGCGGGTGTTGAAGGGGGAGAAACCGGGGGAGATCTCGGTCGAGTCACCATCACAAGTTGAGTTGGTGGTGAATCCGAAGGCGGCGCAACAGATGGGGGTGAAGATCCCCGATGCGATGTTGAAAGAAGCGGTAAAGGTGGTCAAGTAA
- a CDS encoding ABC transporter ATP-binding protein — MIQLESIDVTFEPGTPLEKVALQGLNLTITTGQFVTVIGSNGAGKSTLLNVLSGEIRPDRGRVTIEDQDVTKWPTYKRAKLVARVFQNPLAGSCADLTIEENLALAYRRGRSRKLGKALTAKVRQDFRLQLARLELGLEDRLGDRMGLLSGGQRQAVSLLMSGLASNQILLLDEHTAALDPKTADYVLRLTRELVSERQLTTLMVTHSMKQALMLGDRTIMMHEGQVILDVAGEARSRLTVNDLLQQFSQLRGEELADDALLLD; from the coding sequence ATGATTCAGCTTGAATCGATTGATGTGACATTTGAACCGGGGACGCCGTTGGAAAAGGTGGCGTTGCAAGGGTTGAATTTGACGATCACCACGGGCCAATTTGTGACGGTGATTGGCAGTAATGGTGCAGGTAAGTCAACGCTGCTGAATGTGTTGAGTGGTGAAATTCGACCGGATCGCGGGCGGGTGACGATCGAAGATCAGGATGTGACTAAATGGCCAACATATAAACGCGCCAAACTCGTTGCAAGGGTGTTTCAAAATCCGCTGGCGGGGTCTTGTGCGGATTTGACGATCGAGGAGAATTTGGCGTTGGCTTATCGGCGCGGGCGATCGCGGAAGTTGGGTAAAGCCCTAACCGCAAAAGTGCGCCAGGATTTTCGATTGCAGTTAGCGCGGTTAGAACTGGGTTTGGAAGATCGTTTGGGCGATCGGATGGGATTGCTTTCGGGAGGGCAACGGCAGGCGGTGAGTCTGTTGATGTCCGGTTTGGCCTCGAACCAAATTCTGCTCCTAGATGAACATACGGCGGCCCTCGACCCGAAGACAGCGGATTATGTATTGCGGCTGACGCGGGAACTGGTATCGGAGCGACAACTGACGACGCTGATGGTGACGCACAGTATGAAGCAGGCGTTGATGCTGGGCGATCGCACGATCATGATGCATGAAGGACAAGTGATTTTGGATGTGGCGGGGGAAGCGCGCTCGCGGCTGACCGTGAATGATCTATTGCAACAGTTTTCGCAGTTGCGGGGTGAAGAATTGGCGGATGATGCTTTGTTGTTGGACTGA
- a CDS encoding glycoside hydrolase family 24 protein: protein MSKGYSLGKFLTHATILLWLMFAVQGLRGKSPVVETQEFKGGNAPLVMQGGDPYIRALMRTISMSESNYPNPYAIIHGGEYAEDLTQHPDRCTSITVGPNTGRCSTAAGRYQFLSTTWTEKARIYHPYPSRFIVWERYSFEPQYQDAVLYAWLTDPAAWGSDLRVTLQQGYVRDVLAKLSNTWTSLGYGIETNSMSAKLPELYQQFLQEELTAAANSPTNLTQRRQTNDPTL, encoded by the coding sequence ATGTCCAAAGGTTATTCACTCGGTAAATTTTTAACCCACGCCACTATCCTGCTATGGCTCATGTTTGCCGTACAGGGTCTGCGGGGAAAAAGTCCCGTGGTTGAAACACAAGAATTTAAAGGCGGTAACGCGCCGCTCGTGATGCAAGGTGGTGATCCCTATATTCGGGCCTTAATGCGGACCATCTCCATGAGTGAGTCCAACTACCCCAATCCCTACGCCATCATTCACGGCGGCGAATATGCCGAGGACCTTACCCAACACCCCGATCGCTGCACTAGCATCACTGTTGGCCCCAACACCGGCCGCTGCTCAACCGCCGCCGGACGCTATCAATTTCTGAGCACCACTTGGACAGAAAAAGCCCGGATTTACCATCCCTACCCCTCCCGCTTTATCGTCTGGGAACGCTACAGCTTTGAGCCACAGTACCAAGACGCCGTACTCTATGCGTGGCTCACCGATCCCGCCGCTTGGGGCAGCGATTTACGCGTGACGCTACAGCAAGGGTATGTCCGCGATGTCTTGGCCAAACTCTCAAACACCTGGACAAGTCTCGGCTATGGGATTGAAACAAATTCAATGAGCGCCAAGCTTCCCGAACTCTACCAACAGTTTTTACAGGAAGAGCTAACCGCCGCCGCCAACTCCCCCACCAATTTGACTCAACGGCGTCAGACAAACGACCCGACGCTTTGA
- a CDS encoding phosphoribulokinase, with protein sequence MTKPDRVVLIGVAGDSGCGKSTFLRRITDLFGEDFVTVICLDDYHSLDRKQRKETGITALDPRANNFDLMYEQIKSLKEGNQIMKPIYNHETGELDPPEPIDPNHVVVIEGLHPIYDERVRGLLDFSVYLDIDDEVKIAWKIQRDMAERGHTYEDVLAQIQSRKPDFDKFIDPQKGEADVVIRVLPTQLIKDDTERKVLRVQMIQREGIEGFEPAYLFDEGSTIDWIPCGRKLTCSYPGIKMHYGPDEYFGHSVSVLEVDGQFDNLEEVIYIEKHLSNLSTRYAGEATELLLQHKEYPGSNNGTGLWQVLTGLKMRATYERLVGKKEAARVTAGV encoded by the coding sequence ATGACTAAGCCAGACCGTGTGGTTCTCATCGGCGTGGCCGGCGACTCAGGTTGCGGTAAGTCGACCTTTTTGCGTCGTATCACCGACCTGTTTGGTGAAGACTTTGTAACGGTAATTTGCCTCGACGATTACCACAGTCTGGATCGGAAGCAGCGTAAAGAGACTGGTATTACAGCCCTCGACCCCCGTGCCAACAACTTTGACTTGATGTACGAGCAAATCAAGTCTCTGAAAGAAGGCAATCAGATCATGAAGCCGATCTACAACCATGAAACTGGTGAGCTTGATCCCCCAGAACCGATCGACCCGAACCACGTTGTGGTCATCGAAGGTTTGCACCCAATTTATGATGAGCGAGTGCGCGGCCTCCTCGACTTTAGCGTTTATCTCGACATTGATGACGAAGTTAAGATCGCCTGGAAGATCCAGCGTGACATGGCTGAGCGTGGTCACACCTATGAAGACGTATTGGCCCAAATCCAATCGCGCAAGCCTGACTTCGATAAGTTCATCGATCCGCAGAAAGGCGAAGCTGACGTTGTCATTCGCGTCTTGCCGACTCAGCTGATTAAAGATGATACCGAGCGTAAAGTGCTGCGAGTCCAGATGATCCAGCGCGAGGGCATTGAAGGATTTGAGCCGGCTTATCTATTTGATGAAGGCTCCACAATTGACTGGATCCCTTGCGGTCGTAAGCTGACTTGTTCCTACCCGGGAATTAAAATGCATTATGGCCCTGACGAGTACTTCGGCCACAGTGTATCGGTACTCGAGGTCGACGGTCAGTTTGACAACCTCGAAGAAGTAATTTATATCGAGAAGCACCTGAGTAACCTCTCAACTCGTTATGCCGGTGAAGCAACTGAGCTACTTCTGCAGCACAAAGAGTATCCCGGTTCAAACAACGGCACCGGGCTATGGCAGGTGTTGACGGGTCTTAAAATGCGTGCCACCTATGAGCGTTTGGTTGGCAAAAAAGAAGCTGCTCGAGTCACAGCTGGCGTTTAA
- a CDS encoding peptidylprolyl isomerase, with product MTRAIMETDKGTINLELFDAETPGTVKNFVELSKKGFYDGLNFHRVINNFMIQGGCPNGMGNGGPGYTIPCETKGNPHKHEAGSLSMAHRGPDTGGSQFFICHGPQPHLDGLHTVFGKTGDMDVVNAIAQGDKITKVTIEE from the coding sequence ATGACACGCGCCATCATGGAAACCGATAAGGGCACAATCAACCTAGAACTGTTTGATGCTGAGACCCCTGGAACAGTCAAAAACTTTGTTGAGCTATCAAAGAAAGGCTTTTACGATGGCCTCAATTTTCATCGTGTCATTAACAATTTCATGATTCAGGGTGGATGCCCCAACGGTATGGGCAACGGTGGCCCTGGCTACACCATTCCCTGCGAAACCAAAGGCAATCCCCACAAACATGAAGCGGGCAGCCTCTCGATGGCCCACCGGGGTCCAGACACCGGCGGTAGTCAGTTCTTTATCTGCCACGGCCCCCAGCCCCACCTGGATGGTTTGCATACCGTCTTTGGCAAAACTGGTGACATGGATGTCGTCAATGCGATCGCCCAAGGCGACAAGATTACAAAAGTAACGATCGAAGAGTAG
- a CDS encoding dipeptide ABC transporter ATP-binding protein: MSDSLLSVANLSIAYPRSEQWVVDNVSFQLKPGERIGLVGESGCGKSTLGRAILKMLPDGSRIDGDVLVNGQSTARLTPAQARRFRGEVVSLVFQDPMTRLNPLLTIGDHCIETLLSHEPELSQAEAKQRSLDALTAVNIPADRWKQYPHEFSGGMRQRVAIALALLLNPQLIVADEPTTSLDVTVSAQILDELTRLCNERQMALVLVSHDLAVVGQYCDRIAVMYDGKIVELGSTEKVFQTPEHPYTKTLLKSALYLESGAKSSVAQALNDTKPLLKLSNLKQHYSLESNFLSNLLGKKSDRTIRAVDGIDLEIYPGETLGLVGESGCGKSTLSRTILQLIKPTSGNVEFAGQNLSGFGRQAMQQQRREIQMIFQDPRACLNPRMTVGASILDPLLIHKMAAPGEGRIQVEAIMERVGLDPTIFFDRYPGELSGGQQQRVAIARALITKPRLVICDEPVSMLDATVRTQVLDLMRDLKAELNLTYLFITHDLWVARFFCDRIAVMNGGKIIELDATEAIFKSPQAEYTKTLLGAAPLLSQSTG, encoded by the coding sequence ATGAGCGATTCTCTTCTATCCGTCGCAAACCTCAGCATTGCCTATCCTCGCAGTGAGCAATGGGTGGTAGACAACGTCTCCTTTCAGCTCAAACCCGGCGAACGTATCGGTCTCGTTGGCGAATCAGGCTGTGGCAAATCCACTCTCGGCCGGGCCATTCTCAAAATGCTGCCCGATGGTTCACGGATCGATGGGGATGTGCTCGTCAATGGCCAATCCACCGCACGGCTTACCCCCGCCCAAGCGCGGCGCTTTCGCGGCGAAGTCGTATCCTTGGTATTCCAAGACCCCATGACCCGGCTAAATCCGCTGCTGACGATCGGCGATCACTGTATTGAAACTCTGCTTTCCCACGAACCAGAACTTTCACAAGCTGAAGCCAAGCAGCGATCCCTCGACGCCCTAACGGCCGTCAATATTCCCGCCGATCGCTGGAAACAGTACCCCCATGAGTTTAGTGGGGGCATGCGCCAGCGGGTGGCGATCGCCCTCGCCCTTTTACTCAACCCCCAACTCATTGTCGCCGATGAACCAACAACCAGCCTTGATGTCACCGTCTCCGCCCAAATTCTCGACGAGCTAACGCGCCTCTGTAATGAGCGGCAAATGGCTTTGGTCCTGGTATCGCACGATCTAGCCGTGGTCGGGCAATATTGCGATCGCATTGCGGTCATGTACGACGGCAAAATTGTTGAGCTTGGTAGCACGGAAAAGGTATTCCAAACCCCCGAGCATCCTTATACCAAAACCCTCCTCAAATCGGCACTCTACTTGGAATCTGGCGCCAAATCTTCAGTCGCACAAGCCCTGAACGATACAAAACCCCTGCTCAAACTGTCTAACCTGAAGCAGCACTACAGCCTCGAATCGAACTTCCTCAGCAATCTGCTTGGCAAAAAGTCCGATCGCACAATCCGCGCCGTTGATGGCATCGACCTAGAAATTTATCCCGGCGAAACCCTCGGACTCGTCGGCGAATCCGGCTGCGGCAAATCCACCCTTTCCCGCACCATTCTCCAACTGATTAAACCCACATCCGGCAATGTCGAATTCGCCGGCCAAAACCTCTCCGGCTTTGGCCGGCAAGCCATGCAACAACAACGCCGCGAGATTCAAATGATCTTTCAGGATCCCCGCGCTTGCCTCAATCCCCGCATGACCGTGGGCGCTAGTATTCTCGATCCACTCCTAATTCACAAAATGGCGGCCCCAGGGGAAGGTCGGATCCAAGTTGAAGCAATTATGGAACGCGTTGGTTTGGATCCGACAATATTTTTTGATCGTTACCCCGGCGAACTCTCTGGCGGGCAACAGCAACGCGTCGCGATCGCCCGGGCACTCATCACCAAACCCCGATTAGTCATCTGTGATGAACCGGTGAGCATGCTCGATGCCACAGTGCGGACCCAGGTCCTCGACTTAATGCGCGATCTCAAAGCCGAGCTCAACCTGACCTATTTATTCATCACCCATGACCTTTGGGTCGCCCGGTTTTTCTGTGATCGCATCGCCGTCATGAATGGCGGCAAAATCATTGAATTAGATGCTACAGAAGCAATTTTCAAATCCCCTCAAGCGGAATACACTAAAACCCTGCTTGGGGCAGCGCCCCTCCTCAGCCAAAGCACCGGTTAA
- a CDS encoding beta-carotene isomerase domain-containing protein: protein MDTQAKQIYNDKTVYHDNGFDRLFIALFSHKMAKAVDRPIRFSGYDGFVDLSKQIMAGRNSQDQQRLVAVVLQSLVPAPVLWLIRTLFSPTQWVCEANAWFATLLFDWLVGPCHVKSVDLQLADGTTRSQKSVVQIEKCRYLEQSGCVGMCINMCKLPTQKFFTDDFGIPLTMIPNFEDLSCEMIFGQTPPPLETEDAYTQPCLATMCSLAKTTAPPCPKVRE, encoded by the coding sequence ATGGATACCCAGGCGAAGCAAATTTATAACGACAAAACTGTCTATCACGATAATGGTTTCGATCGCTTATTTATTGCCTTGTTCAGTCACAAGATGGCAAAGGCGGTAGACCGGCCAATTCGATTCAGTGGCTACGACGGATTTGTTGATCTCTCGAAGCAGATTATGGCGGGGCGTAACTCCCAGGATCAACAGCGATTGGTGGCAGTGGTATTGCAGTCTTTGGTGCCCGCACCGGTTTTGTGGTTGATTCGGACATTATTTTCGCCAACGCAATGGGTCTGTGAGGCGAATGCCTGGTTTGCGACATTGTTGTTTGACTGGTTGGTCGGACCTTGTCATGTGAAATCGGTGGATTTGCAATTAGCCGATGGGACGACTCGGAGTCAAAAAAGTGTCGTGCAGATTGAGAAGTGCCGCTATCTCGAACAAAGTGGCTGTGTAGGGATGTGCATTAATATGTGCAAATTGCCGACGCAGAAGTTTTTTACCGATGATTTTGGAATTCCGTTAACGATGATTCCGAACTTTGAAGACCTCAGTTGTGAAATGATTTTTGGGCAAACCCCGCCGCCGTTAGAAACGGAAGATGCCTATACACAGCCGTGTTTGGCGACGATGTGTAGTCTGGCGAAGACGACGGCACCGCCCTGTCCCAAGGTGCGTGAGTAG
- a CDS encoding GTP-binding protein translates to MAVQNPQEVHLQSARDSLAQTLGNYCQCMDAAAKRPGGETLRALLEKELDQLATTLEKIDQQIVRIAVFGLVSRGKSAVLNAIVGENRAATGPLNGVTRQVNVLKWSPTDAADMTAIAVELMDTPGLDEVEGEARAVMAADVATQCDLILFVVAGEITRVEYEALCELRVAQKPLILVFNKVDLYPNQSRAQVYQDLLELSSQSMRDSQLQQLLSEDEVALVAADPKPEQVRVERADGEVEYLWEKPPVQIAALQQRLLKLLKQEGRSLLALNALTQSRRAEKVMAEAIIASRAVEAEALIWRFTRYKAITVGLNPFGFLDFVGGAIADLTLIRELSKLYGLPMTRYEAGNLLKTILISSGVLLGSELFGLVLGVGKGFSALVDGGNLAVFTGVGLVQAGAAGYGAYSVGRAAQVYLEQGCSWGEKGANTVIQEILGQIDEEGVMYRIKEELL, encoded by the coding sequence GTGGCTGTTCAAAATCCCCAAGAAGTACATTTGCAAAGTGCGCGTGATAGTTTGGCGCAAACATTAGGTAATTATTGCCAGTGTATGGATGCTGCTGCTAAACGGCCGGGCGGTGAGACGTTGCGGGCGTTGTTGGAAAAAGAACTTGACCAGTTGGCCACGACGCTAGAAAAAATTGATCAACAGATCGTCCGAATTGCAGTGTTTGGTTTGGTGAGTCGAGGTAAATCGGCGGTGCTCAATGCAATTGTGGGTGAAAACCGGGCGGCAACGGGACCTTTGAACGGGGTGACGCGCCAAGTCAATGTGCTGAAATGGTCGCCGACGGATGCGGCGGATATGACGGCGATCGCCGTTGAGTTAATGGATACGCCAGGACTCGATGAGGTTGAGGGCGAAGCGCGAGCCGTGATGGCGGCGGATGTGGCAACACAGTGTGATCTGATTTTGTTTGTGGTGGCGGGGGAGATTACGCGGGTAGAGTATGAGGCGTTATGTGAGTTGCGAGTCGCTCAAAAGCCTTTGATCTTGGTCTTTAACAAAGTTGATCTATATCCTAATCAGAGCCGTGCCCAGGTCTACCAAGATTTGCTGGAGTTGAGTAGTCAGTCGATGCGGGATAGCCAGTTGCAGCAACTGTTGTCTGAAGATGAGGTCGCTTTGGTTGCTGCGGATCCAAAGCCGGAACAGGTTCGGGTTGAACGTGCAGATGGCGAGGTTGAGTATCTTTGGGAAAAGCCCCCGGTGCAGATTGCGGCTTTGCAACAGCGGTTGCTGAAGCTGTTGAAGCAAGAGGGGCGATCGCTGTTGGCGCTGAACGCTTTAACGCAGTCGCGGCGGGCGGAAAAAGTCATGGCTGAGGCGATTATTGCGAGCCGTGCGGTCGAGGCGGAAGCTCTAATTTGGCGATTCACTCGATATAAGGCGATCACGGTGGGCCTCAATCCGTTTGGGTTCTTGGATTTTGTGGGGGGGGCGATCGCGGATTTGACCTTGATTCGTGAATTGTCGAAGTTATATGGGTTGCCGATGACGCGCTACGAAGCCGGTAATTTGCTCAAAACAATTCTGATTAGTTCGGGTGTGTTGTTGGGATCGGAGTTGTTTGGCTTAGTTTTGGGTGTGGGTAAGGGGTTTTCGGCGTTGGTTGATGGCGGTAATTTGGCGGTGTTTACAGGGGTGGGTCTAGTGCAAGCGGGTGCGGCTGGGTATGGCGCTTATTCCGTGGGACGGGCGGCGCAGGTGTATTTAGAGCAAGGATGTAGCTGGGGTGAAAAAGGCGCAAATACGGTGATCCAAGAAATTCTTGGTCAGATTGATGAGGAAGGTGTGATGTATCGGATTAAAGAGGAATTGCTTTAG
- a CDS encoding metallophosphoesterase has protein sequence MKRRTVLKLFGVTGVTALAGHTFWIEPQQVRISYHNLSQHFAKLKQPGIPSGQVLKLVQISDIHIKVIDRFAHRVAAKVNQLKPDLILFTGDIVDRTTTLPILEEFLALIDQAPAKYAILGNWENHSNVDLQDLKASYAKYDCTLMINESIVHQHQTHRILLTGLDDTVEGKPNLLQALQDVEPEANHLILAHAPDQRDLLTQPERQALARFKPQLMLSGHTHGGQITFLGFAPILPRGSGEYIRGWYDDRAPQLYVSQGLGGSHTRARLGATPEIALFEWPLFAR, from the coding sequence ATGAAACGTCGAACCGTACTGAAATTATTTGGGGTCACTGGTGTAACGGCGCTCGCCGGTCATACGTTTTGGATTGAGCCACAACAAGTCCGCATCTCCTACCACAATCTCAGCCAACACTTTGCCAAACTCAAGCAGCCCGGCATTCCCAGTGGCCAAGTGCTGAAACTTGTCCAGATCAGCGACATTCATATCAAAGTCATCGATCGCTTCGCCCACAGGGTCGCCGCAAAAGTCAATCAACTCAAACCGGACTTAATTTTATTCACCGGGGATATCGTCGATCGAACCACCACCTTACCGATTCTCGAAGAATTTCTCGCCTTAATCGATCAAGCACCAGCCAAATACGCAATTCTCGGCAACTGGGAAAATCATTCCAACGTCGATCTCCAAGATTTAAAAGCCAGCTATGCCAAATATGACTGTACGCTGATGATCAACGAAAGTATTGTGCATCAGCACCAAACCCACCGGATTTTACTGACTGGGCTGGATGACACCGTCGAAGGCAAACCCAACCTACTCCAGGCGCTCCAAGATGTTGAACCAGAAGCGAATCATCTAATTTTGGCCCATGCGCCCGATCAGCGAGATTTACTGACCCAGCCAGAACGACAGGCATTAGCCCGCTTTAAACCACAGCTAATGCTTTCCGGTCATACACACGGTGGACAAATCACATTTCTCGGATTTGCTCCAATCTTGCCACGCGGTTCTGGCGAGTATATTCGCGGTTGGTACGACGATCGTGCGCCACAACTATACGTTTCACAAGGTTTGGGGGGATCACATACCCGCGCACGCTTAGGTGCGACGCCCGAAATCGCCTTATTTGAATGGCCACTATTTGCCAGATAG